AAAGGGATGTTGAAACTCTCCGAAAAGAAGCGAAGGAATATTGAAAATGGAAAGAATCAGTGTGAAAACTCCCTCTAAATCATATGATGTGCTGCTTGGAAGGGGAATGACAGACGAAATCATAACGTTTATTTCCTCGAAGTTTCCCAATGTTTCCACCGTCTGGATCATAGCGGATGAAAGAGTGTTTTCTATCCATGGGGAGCATCTTGCAGATCGTCTCAAGCATATTTTCCCTGTCACAGTCTATACGGCTCCTTCAGGAGAAAATGCAAAGAGCTTTGAAGTATATCAAGAGGCGATTACACATGGACTCAGTAACCACGTTGACCGAAAGGCGATTGTGATTGCTTTTGGCGGAGGTGCAATCGGGGATCTTGCAGGTTTTGTGGCATCGACTTTCATGAGGGGCATACCTTTCATAGGAGTACCCACTACCATACTTGCTCATGACAGTGCAGTCGGAGGTAAAGTGGCGATCAATCATCCTATGGGAAAAAATATGGTAGGTCAATTTTATCAGCCTGAGGGCGTCTTTTTTGACCTTAACTATTTTAACAGCCTGCCTGCCGGAGAAGTTCTTTCAGGTTATGCGGAAGTGATCAAACATGCCTTCTTATCAGATGCTCAATTCCTGGATGAGTTAAAGATAAATTTCACCTCTGTAAATGAACTTCATGAAGACTTTATCCTGGAGTCGTTACTCAAAGGGATTAAAGTCAAGGGTGATATTGTATCTGAAGATGAGAAAGAAGAGGGAATCCGGGCATTCCTGAATTTTGGGCATACGTATGGACATGCAGTTGAAAGTGCCAGCGGGTATGGGAATCGCACACATGGAGAATCGGTCATGATCGGGATGATTTATGCTCTTTACCTTAGTGAAAAATATTGTGGGCTTTCATTCAACCTGGAAGAGTTTGTCGATTGGGTGGTTTCCTTAGGGTACGATTTGTCTATCCCTGAAAATATTTCATTCGATCTTCTTCTGAAAAAGATGAAAAGCGACAAGAAATCAAAAGACCGCATGCCGGTATTCGTGCTGTTAAAAGATATAGGTGATCCCATTCTGATGAAAGTACCTGAAGAAGGACTCGCCTGCGCTGACCGATTCATTCGTGATATTCCCAAATAAATGGGTCATATATAGCAATAGCAGTGTAATGATGAGAAGGCTCAGAGATGACCACGCAGCCTTTGCTGAGGGTAAAGGAAACAGTAGGTGACATTGACCAGAGAAATAAAAGGGAGAGTGAGAATGATGCTGAGGGGAATCCGGGGAGCGACGACCGTTGAAAAAAACGACGAAAAGGACATTCTTCTTGCAACTTATGAATTGCTGAACCAAATGATTATACATAATCATGTTGAACCGGAAAAAGTGGCATCCGTCTTCATTTCCGCCACTCCGGATATGACGGAAGCATTTCCTGCCAAGGCATTGAGGGAATTCAAAGGATGGAAATTTGTTCCGGTCATGTGTATGCAGGAACTTGATGTGCCCGGGGGGCTGGAACGCTGTATTAGAGTGATGATTCACTATAATACATCTTCCTCCCAAAAGGATATCCAGCATATTTACTTGGAAAATGCAGTCTCATTAAGACCAGATTTGAGCAATGAGGAATAAATATATGTA
This Bacillus sp. Marseille-Q1617 DNA region includes the following protein-coding sequences:
- the aroH gene encoding chorismate mutase, with the translated sequence MMLRGIRGATTVEKNDEKDILLATYELLNQMIIHNHVEPEKVASVFISATPDMTEAFPAKALREFKGWKFVPVMCMQELDVPGGLERCIRVMIHYNTSSSQKDIQHIYLENAVSLRPDLSNEE
- the aroB gene encoding 3-dehydroquinate synthase translates to MERISVKTPSKSYDVLLGRGMTDEIITFISSKFPNVSTVWIIADERVFSIHGEHLADRLKHIFPVTVYTAPSGENAKSFEVYQEAITHGLSNHVDRKAIVIAFGGGAIGDLAGFVASTFMRGIPFIGVPTTILAHDSAVGGKVAINHPMGKNMVGQFYQPEGVFFDLNYFNSLPAGEVLSGYAEVIKHAFLSDAQFLDELKINFTSVNELHEDFILESLLKGIKVKGDIVSEDEKEEGIRAFLNFGHTYGHAVESASGYGNRTHGESVMIGMIYALYLSEKYCGLSFNLEEFVDWVVSLGYDLSIPENISFDLLLKKMKSDKKSKDRMPVFVLLKDIGDPILMKVPEEGLACADRFIRDIPK